Genomic DNA from Nymphalis io chromosome 5, ilAglIoxx1.1, whole genome shotgun sequence:
GAGGTAAGCTTCTCTATGGCCCAGGTTTCCTAGTGAGAAAAGATGTCATTGTAGTCACATTTAACTATAGACTCGGGCCCCTTGGTTTTCTATGTCTTAGAATTAAAGAAGCACCAGGTAATGCTGGCTTGAAAGATCAAATAGCGGCATTGAAATGggttaagaaaaatattgctGCATTTGGAGGCGATCCTGATAACGTAACCGTGTTCGGTGAAAGTGCCGGAGCTACCTCAGTTTCACTGCTATTAGCTAGCGAAGCTTCTACTGGATTATTTAAAAGAGCAATAGTTCAAAGTGGGTCATCGTTATCTAATTGGGCGTTAAATAGAAAACCGGAAATTGTTGCCAGTCATGTTGTTAAGTCTTTTGGGTACAATACTAAAGATCCGAAAGAATTATACGAAATATTCTCTAAAATGAGTTACAAAGAAATAACGTCGATTAATGCAAAAAAACCactcgatttattttttaaaacacaaattcTTCTTTTACCGTGTGTTGAATCTAACATTCCAGGAATAGAACCTGTCATAACCGATTTAccttacaatattatttctCAAAAGCCTAAAAATGTTGATATAGTATACGGCATCACAAGTAATGAAGGCTTAATAGTAATAGCTGAAGAAAATGAAAAATCAATAAGAGAAAGGAATGTACGTTATTTGTTGGGTACGGATCTTAATTTTTCATCAGAAAATGAAGCCACTGTGATAGCAAAGAAAatacacaaattttattttggtaaagATGAAATATCATTAGATAAATTTGAGAATATAACAAATTTGTACTCACACTTATATTTTGAGATGCCTACAATTTTCGAAGCgcaatgttttgttaaaaatagtaaatcaaAAGTGTATACCTATGTTTTTGATTATTCTGGCAgcagaaatgttttaaaatttcatagtaCATATTGGAACGCAATTGGAGCGAGTCATGGCgatgacatattttatatatttaacgggAATCTGTTACCTTTTACATTAAATAGCAGAGATAAAGTAATTATTGAGTACATGACTAGTTTTTGGACAAACTTCGCCAAGTACGGGTAAGCATTAAATCTcggatttacttataaatgttgcttaacgGCTGcttagttaaatactgatttatttatgccattattgatttgacattcaaaagaagacaAAACGTCGTTAAGCTAATTACCCGCTGAGCAACGTTTGTAAGCAAggcaataaatgtttatttataaattactctgGTACAGCAGCAAAGTATTGAAGTaagataattcaataattttattcgactttattgatatatgaaaaatataaaataaatgatatttttttacaggaaTCCCACACCAGAAACGAGTACCTTGCCAATCAAATGGCATCCaagtaaaaaagataatttaaatttcttatacataaatagtaaattaagaaTGGATTCGATGCCTAATCCTGAGGCTTATTGGTTATGGAaagaaatatatgataaatatcgcaatttcgaaatttaaacagtaaaatactttatattcaattgattttcttttttttcaaatgatgTTATAACGTTATTCATAACTTATAATGTCTTCTTATACATAGTGTATTTAGGGTACGACCTTAATATTACCTATTACATATTTCAACTTAGAacaaagataaaacaaaacaacgTGAATTCTCAAGAGATATCTTTAAGTTTTCTCATTACTTAGGCGCAACtttgttgaaaataaattatagtgtggTGCAGATACTTTATCTGATAATAAAGACTAAGTTggtggataaataaatatttataattaaatggatAAATTAGCAGAAGCTAACTACTAAGCTAACTAAATGTATgacttaacataattatttgattatctCTTAGGTCGCTCTCAGCaatattttaatcgaatttACATAGTAtagttaaaattgaaaaaaaaactgctttactactgtaatatatacaaatacatgtaatatataataataacaaaattttcgAAGCAAGTGATTGATGGTAACCGAACGTAATAAAGAATTTGCTCAACATGCTCATAATGGTATTGAgtagaaatattttacaagctttttgCACGGATACACGTGAACTTTTAAACGTATTAACTCTTATTATGTCACCAGGCTCccgtatcaattaaaataaaaaatccacaTTTTGTGATGAAAAAATATGGGACTGTATGTCATAGTATTGAATCatctgtttattatatatccaTCTCATTTGAGCAGTACAGTAAGAAAgagaacaatatttaatattacaagcttaatttaaattttataatattagtaaggttaattaacggccttacttacaaATGTTACTTAgtggatatttatttaaacactgacggtcttacttataaacgtcgtTAAGTGGGTGAAAGCTGTCTGCTTCTTCCGAATTTCAAATCCATAATGATAGAAGAGCAAAATCTATGTTTGATATTAAAcactttaatgaaatattaaattatgctaTAATTCCTCTTTGTATTAAAAAGGTAGTTATATTTGTTATagacatatatagtatatttgttGTTTCGTATTCATAtagttctaaataaataaatacataaaattcacACGCAGAATACAAATCCACTAGTttttcacaattattattatataatggcCCTATTTTTACTCGAAGATTACCttcgcaataaaaaaaactcaaaatcgGTTCTCAAGCAAAACAAATCTGAGTTAAaagtaagttaaaaattattgaaaattttccaTGCTATAAAAATCCGCTtatgattttattgaaatatattaggTGAGTGTTGTTCACTCAGTGTGGTACTTTGAAATAAGACACTTGACAGAAAAATATAGCGTAacaaaaaaaagcttaaaattgtaaatcatataatgtaatcaataatttggcaaaatagtttatttattacaaaatagtaaGTAATACGACAAAATTCAAGGTAATCTTGTGATAATTATGACGTCACGATATCGTTCTGGAATGTACGTCACAGTCAGCAGTTTGTTAGTCAGGCACCGCGGCGTGTACGCATTGGTTGTGTCGGTTGCTTTATCAAGGTCACTGCCTGACATTTACTAAATGTACTGTATGTATAGTAAGTGTATTGATAAAAGAAAATGACTGAgtgttacaatacaaataaatatttgattcttaaataaaacaatgagttaccgaagaaaatatatagttttgtttaCTTTAGTGGTTATGAACGTAATCGATCAACCGGCACCGGAGGTGAAGATCGCGCAAGGGACTTTGAGCGGTAAGATAAGTGCCGATGGAACTATTTTCGAATACATCGGAATACCATACGCGTCGACCAACAGTAGCACGCGGTTTCAGGtaggtatttaaatatactttgaatTGTTTGTAAACAAAACTATACTAATGTAATGAGTATTGTttcttgaaataatttaaatttaattaaagtaaagtaataatattaagtaaatatatataatgagcaAAATTACTTGAATAAGTAgataatgaaaacaatatattagattatatgtattgataatcttacataataaatttataaatatatatatatataataaatttcagtCAATTTAATTGGCTCAAACTCTCGAAATTCTCATTGAAAGTAAGCATTCAAAGGTTGATCGAAAATGTCGATAACAAAtgcactataattatttatcaacgataaacaatatttttttaattaaagttttattgaatttcataAAGTTTTAAGTCATTTATCTCAGAATACTaatatatttggatttttttttttaatatatttggtaagtgaatgggcaaatgggccactttaAGTTAAGTGATCATCACTGACCATAGATATTTGCCtcgtaagaaatactaatctcccttatatcgccaatgcactgccaaccttgggaactaagatgttatatcccttgtccctgtagctacactggcttactcacccttcctctggaacacaataatactaagtattgctgttttgcggtagaatatgatgagtgggtaataCCTACTCACAAAACCCTATCACCaagaaaaaactatatttaattatttgtcgtGCCTGATAATTAGTAATTTGtcatttgtttgttgtttatgatacctacatttaaaataacCCCTTTGATTTTAACAACTGCAAGGCAATGTTgcgaataacaattttatattttacaaatacatatttaacacatttttgtttcaatttgttttatatttatttttcacattCATTTTTAACAGTATAAGTGAAAATATACTAatgtatttttctaaaatatttttggatatttatttcttcattaaaaaaaatttgctttttaataatttatttcaggcCCCCGGTCCACCACCATCATGGGAAGGAGTATATAATGCTGTAGACGAAATTTACGTCTGCGCACAAAAATCTTTAATAGGGGTTTTCGGCTCCGAagattgtttgaaaataaatgtttacgtACCAGCAATGCCAAAGAAAAAACCCCTCCCCGTTATGGTTTATATTCACGGGGGTGCATTTTACCTAGGAAGTGGTAGTAAGACTATCTACGGACCGGGTTTCCTCACAAAGAAAGATGTTATTTtagttacatttaattatagacTTGGTGCTCTTGGATTTATTtgtcttaaaataaaagaagCGCCGGGTAACGCTGGATTGAAAGACCAAATAGCGGCATTGAAAtgggttaaaaaaaatattgctgcaTTTGGTGGCGATCCTGATAACGTAACGGTGTTCGGTGAAAGTGCCGGAGCTACCTCAGTTTCACTGCTATTAGCTAGCGAAGCTTCTACTGGGTTATTTAAAAGAGCAATAGCTCAAAGTGGATCATCGTTATCTAATTGGGCGATAAATAGAAACCCTATTTGGATTGCTAGCCTCCTAGTTAAATCTCTTGGATATAATACAGAAGATccaaatgaaatatacaaaatattatctaaaatgaCTTACAAAGAGCTCACTGCGATTACAGTGAAAAAGCCATTAGGCTTATTCTTTGATACGGAAATTCTACATTTACCGTGTATTGAATCTAATATTCCAGGAACAGAACCAGTATTAACAGATTCACcatacaacattttaaaaagtaagcCAAAGGACATAGAAGTGCTCTTTGGAACTACAAGCAAGGAAGGTTATTTTTTAGTAGCTATGGAGACTGAAGAAACCTTTAGAGAAAGAAATAAGCATTATCTATTCGCTTCAGATCTTACTTTTTCATCCGAGTCTGAAGCAATGAAGTTAGCTCAGAAAGTAAAAGAATTCTACTTCGGTAAAGACGAAATAAGTATGCAAAAATACATGAATTTAACAGATGTATATACACAGTTGTATTTTGAAATCCCAGCTATTTTCGAAACTGAATTTTTGGTGAAAAGAATCAAATCAaatgtgtataattatatttttaattattctggCGCCAGAAGTTTCATGAAAGCAAGGAGTCGGTATTGGGACGAAGAAGGAGCTTGCCATGGGgatgaaatattttacttattcgatgGATACCTAATACCATTCAGAATAAATAATGATGACTCTAGAATTATCGAATATATGACGAGTATGTGGACAAATTTCGCAAAATATGGGTGAGAATTCAAtcgttaaaaaacatttaatatttttttattggtaaagAGATATTTGAAATTCATGGGGAGTCAAAATTCCCATAATCTtgttttttttgatgaatttatgacgagcaaatgggccacttgatggtaagtggtcaccgttcctcataaacattggcgttgtagaaaatataaaagattccTTACATCataaatgcgccaccaaacttgaaTAATGAGATGCTATGTTCCTTGTATCTATACttgctcattcacccttcataCGAGAACCCAACAATAATAtagtaacaatactaagtattaatgtATGgaggttgaatatctgatgagtggatgtcacctactcagacggacttgcatacagccctaccacctagtaaataatcataaaaatatgacTTGAgagtaaattaaatgtaatattcttCAATATAGAACAGACAATAACACACAAACAAATATTGCACGCTGCCCTACCAAGCgagcgtttatataatttaaaaattcaaattccttgttgaatttaaaatattattattatttattatagtaatcatgacaataatgatttatttttctttcagtaATCCTACTCCAGATTCAAGTGATCTTCCAGTTAAATGGGTACCGAGtactaaagataatttaaatttcctaTATATTGATAGTGAGCTGAAAATGGGCCCGATGCCTAACCCGGAATCTTATCGACTATGGAAAGATATCTACAATAAATATCTTAAGACTGATATAAGATaacattttttagtaaaaaaataatgtatgtattatatatatgttaatgatattacaaaatgaaaaccACGTAACAGAAGTGAAACCTATTGAAGTAAAATACGTTTACTCAAACTTCGAGAAATATGACCTTAAAGTAAATTGCTCTTATCGCGCATAaagatgtttaatttaaaaaattaagaaatcttCATAGCTTGTTTATCTAAATTAAGTTTCAGTGTGCAAATTATTTGCTTCAACTGATTAAAAAGAGTTCTGAAAATGATTTGGTAACAAAAACAGTTCtacaaacaatacaataataatcttaacaaaaataaaaatataaatcgagATTatcg
This window encodes:
- the LOC126768649 gene encoding bile salt-activated lipase-like encodes the protein MLKINKYGKKIVLFTLVIMNLVDQPAPDVIIVQGILSGKISADGTTFEYVGIPYATSNSSTRFQAPGPPPSWDGVYRAVDEIYACPQNTFIGVIGSEDCLKINVYVPAIPKSKPIAVMVYIHGGSFILGNGGKLLYGPGFLVRKDVIVVTFNYRLGPLGFLCLRIKEAPGNAGLKDQIAALKWVKKNIAAFGGDPDNVTVFGESAGATSVSLLLASEASTGLFKRAIVQSGSSLSNWALNRKPEIVASHVVKSFGYNTKDPKELYEIFSKMSYKEITSINAKKPLDLFFKTQILLLPCVESNIPGIEPVITDLPYNIISQKPKNVDIVYGITSNEGLIVIAEENEKSIRERNVRYLLGTDLNFSSENEATVIAKKIHKFYFGKDEISLDKFENITNLYSHLYFEMPTIFEAQCFVKNSKSKVYTYVFDYSGSRNVLKFHSTYWNAIGASHGDDIFYIFNGNLLPFTLNSRDKVIIEYMTSFWTNFAKYGNPTPETSTLPIKWHPSKKDNLNFLYINSKLRMDSMPNPEAYWLWKEIYDKYRNFEI
- the LOC126768652 gene encoding esterase FE4-like — translated: MSYRRKYIVLFTLVVMNVIDQPAPEVKIAQGTLSGKISADGTIFEYIGIPYASTNSSTRFQAPGPPPSWEGVYNAVDEIYVCAQKSLIGVFGSEDCLKINVYVPAMPKKKPLPVMVYIHGGAFYLGSGSKTIYGPGFLTKKDVILVTFNYRLGALGFICLKIKEAPGNAGLKDQIAALKWVKKNIAAFGGDPDNVTVFGESAGATSVSLLLASEASTGLFKRAIAQSGSSLSNWAINRNPIWIASLLVKSLGYNTEDPNEIYKILSKMTYKELTAITVKKPLGLFFDTEILHLPCIESNIPGTEPVLTDSPYNILKSKPKDIEVLFGTTSKEGYFLVAMETEETFRERNKHYLFASDLTFSSESEAMKLAQKVKEFYFGKDEISMQKYMNLTDVYTQLYFEIPAIFETEFLVKRIKSNVYNYIFNYSGARSFMKARSRYWDEEGACHGDEIFYLFDGYLIPFRINNDDSRIIEYMTSMWTNFAKYGNPTPDSSDLPVKWVPSTKDNLNFLYIDSELKMGPMPNPESYRLWKDIYNKYLKTDIR